A stretch of Zootoca vivipara chromosome 13, rZooViv1.1, whole genome shotgun sequence DNA encodes these proteins:
- the LOC118095759 gene encoding thialysine N-epsilon-acetyltransferase-like translates to MSTGICSFPQSFDPADNHPRNVFNKSVPFFLVLRKDGFEKDSTFGCLVAELPPEQKSKDGRTIIGYQFHYLSYCTWDGGILFGEDLYVVPEFRGKGIGTSLMNKVAKIALEKGCSEFRFISARWNQPAMDFYAKLGAVNVTTRDHWHLCHIEGQHVRKLAEQARK, encoded by the exons atgtccactg GAATCTGCAGCTTTCCACAAAGCTTTGACCCAGCTGACAACCACCCCAGAAA TGTTTTCAATAAATCTGTCCCGTTCTTCCTAGTTCTCAGGAAAGACGGGTTTGAGAAAGATTCCACCTTTGGATGCCTTGTAGCGGAGCTGCCCCCGGAACAGAAGAGCAAAGATG gtcGCACAATCATCGGGTACCAGTTCCATTACCTGTCCTACTGCACGTGGGACGGCGGAATCCTCTTCGGCGAAGATCTCTACGTCGTGCCAGAATTTCGAG GCAAAGGTATTGGCACAAGCTTAATGAATAAAGTGGCAAAG aTCGCGTTGGAGAAAGGCTGCTCCGAGTTCCGCTTCATCTCCGCCCGGTGGAACCAGCCAGCGATGGATTTCTACGCCAAGTTGGGAGCCGTGAATGTTACGACTCGGGACCACTGGCACCTCTGCCACATTGAAGGGCAGCATGTCCGGAAGCTGGCGGAGCAAGCGAGGAAATAG